A single Geoanaerobacter pelophilus DNA region contains:
- a CDS encoding NADH-quinone oxidoreductase subunit J — protein METIFFTLVAVVTVLSGIMVVTCRNPINSALSLILTFFCIATLYVTLDAPFMAAIQVLVYAGAIMVLIVFVIMLLNIRSEAGKRYTHAGIIGTVAGVLLLITTFSFLNNSTLTGVRGLVTTDVVNKVGHTELIARSMFTDFLLPFEITSILLLVAIIGAVILSKKKI, from the coding sequence ATGGAAACCATCTTCTTTACCCTTGTGGCAGTCGTAACTGTCCTCTCCGGTATCATGGTCGTGACATGTCGGAACCCGATAAACAGTGCTCTGTCGCTCATCCTGACATTTTTCTGCATAGCAACACTGTATGTCACTCTTGACGCTCCTTTTATGGCGGCCATACAGGTGCTGGTATACGCAGGCGCAATCATGGTTCTTATTGTCTTCGTTATCATGCTCCTGAATATTCGTTCTGAAGCAGGTAAGCGTTATACCCACGCCGGCATAATCGGCACGGTTGCTGGGGTACTACTGCTGATTACAACATTCAGTTTCTTGAATAACAGCACATTGACTGGGGTACGCGGTCTGGTAACCACTGATGTTGTTAACAAGGTCGGCCACACCGAACTGATTGCCCGTTCAATGTTCACAGATTTCTTGTTGCCATTTGAAATTACTTCCATACTGCTCCTTGTTGCAATCATAGGTGCGGTGATTCTCTCAAAGAAGAAAATATAA
- the nuoI gene encoding NADH-quinone oxidoreductase subunit NuoI, protein MIMPLINGLKITLKHMFMKPVTLQYPDERPNVAPNFRGLHALKVSHNNAKCVACYLCPTVCPAKCITVEAGEDANHDKYAAVYEIDMLRCIFCGYCVEACPVDALKMTQTFELANYKREDFIFTKQALLEKK, encoded by the coding sequence ATGATAATGCCGTTGATTAATGGACTCAAGATTACCCTGAAGCATATGTTTATGAAACCGGTTACGCTGCAGTACCCGGATGAGCGACCCAATGTTGCTCCCAACTTTCGCGGCCTTCACGCCCTGAAGGTTTCGCACAACAACGCCAAGTGCGTTGCGTGCTATCTCTGCCCGACGGTTTGCCCTGCCAAATGCATAACCGTAGAGGCCGGAGAGGATGCAAATCATGACAAATATGCCGCTGTTTACGAAATCGACATGTTGCGTTGCATCTTTTGTGGCTACTGCGTTGAGGCATGCCCGGTTGATGCCCTCAAGATGACGCAGACTTTTGAACTTGCGAATTACAAAAGGGAAGACTTTATTTTCACCAAGCAAGCCTTGTTAGAAAAGAAATAA
- the nuoH gene encoding NADH-quinone oxidoreductase subunit NuoH, whose product MGFELFGLPMIYYIAMVVKVLVVFVFVLLTVAYATYAERKIIGHMQVRLGPMRTGWHGLLQPIADGVKLFFKEEIIPSQADKFAFLLAPVIALIPAFIGFAVIPFGDTIEVMGYKIPLQIAAFWDQGSNKIVDLNVGVLYILALASVGVYGIVLAGWASNSKYSLLGGLRSSAQMISYELAAGLAIISVFMMSESLSLQKIVADQAGFGWYVFKQPLAFILFFICSLAEINRTPFDLPEAETELVSGFCTEYSSMKYAMFFMAEYANMVTVCAVTTTLFLGGWHGPAFLPGWAWFIAKVYFLIFVCMWIRATYPRYRYDQLMRLGWKVFLPLTLLNIVVTGLIYR is encoded by the coding sequence ATGGGATTCGAACTGTTTGGACTGCCAATGATCTACTACATAGCCATGGTTGTGAAGGTACTCGTGGTCTTCGTATTCGTACTGCTCACTGTGGCGTATGCAACTTATGCCGAGCGTAAGATCATCGGACACATGCAGGTACGTCTTGGACCGATGCGTACTGGATGGCACGGATTACTGCAACCTATAGCGGATGGGGTAAAGCTTTTCTTCAAGGAAGAGATTATTCCATCACAGGCAGATAAATTTGCGTTTCTGCTGGCACCAGTCATCGCGTTGATTCCAGCTTTTATTGGGTTTGCAGTAATTCCCTTTGGAGACACTATCGAGGTCATGGGCTACAAGATCCCGCTGCAGATTGCTGCCTTCTGGGATCAGGGGTCTAATAAAATTGTTGATCTTAATGTCGGTGTCCTCTACATCCTTGCTCTTGCCTCAGTCGGTGTCTACGGCATAGTGCTCGCAGGTTGGGCATCAAATAGCAAGTATTCTCTGCTCGGCGGTCTCCGTTCTTCAGCACAGATGATCTCTTATGAGCTGGCAGCTGGTCTCGCCATTATCTCTGTATTCATGATGTCCGAGTCGTTATCGCTACAGAAGATTGTCGCAGATCAGGCTGGATTTGGCTGGTATGTCTTCAAGCAACCGCTGGCTTTCATTCTCTTTTTCATCTGCTCTCTGGCTGAAATCAACAGGACACCTTTTGACCTTCCAGAGGCAGAAACAGAACTGGTCTCGGGATTCTGTACTGAATATTCGAGCATGAAGTATGCGATGTTCTTCATGGCAGAATATGCAAACATGGTAACTGTATGTGCTGTTACTACCACCCTGTTTCTCGGTGGCTGGCATGGTCCCGCATTCCTGCCCGGCTGGGCCTGGTTTATTGCCAAGGTTTACTTCCTGATCTTTGTATGCATGTGGATTCGCGCTACTTACCCTAGATACCGCTATGATCAGCTCATGCGTTTGGGATGGAAGGTCTTCCTGCCCCTGACCCTGCTCAATATCGTGGTTACAGGCTTGATTTACCGATAA
- a CDS encoding molybdopterin-dependent oxidoreductase, with amino-acid sequence MVTLTIDDKQVTVSKDATIYDAAKAAGIRIPIICHDKKLQPFGGCRMCLVEVEQMKGRQIPACTTPVTEGMIVRTSTDEIIKARKMVLELLLLKHPIDCPVCDAAGDCDLQNLTYEYQVNANRFTDEKFNWKIDYENPLIERDMNRCVHCGKCARICDEIVCFGAYSFINRGIEAKIGTEFDGPLNCEFCGSCVSVCPVGALISRPFKFKARWWALNKVKTVCGYCGTGCQLTLGVKDNKVLTTVYDENQGFHNGQLCTRGRWGYQFVNSEKRLTTPLVKKNGALQPASWDEALAVVSSRLKEAKSSPDTLAALVTPRLTNEELLAFRKLFKDQLGCDNIDHSAGYAHSALTAGAKESLGYPSSPSVVADIQKTNLLLVIKTDAYDTHPVVGFEINLAVKRQGVDLRIISDKKGKLSRLPDATTYVHKPGTELALVNAIAKVIIDENLQDAAAVELINGFAAWKASLESVAIDQVAAQCGLQAEEIKSLATDYAKAEKSLILLPTGLGYPGHGKELAQALINLALLTGKVGKEGCGALILGEKNNSQGAADLSIHPTSGGKGAQAIIAGCAAGSVKTLFIAGENPVVSYPNRKQVEDALGKLEFLVVQDLFLTETAAKADVVLPVCSFAEKDGSYTSALGAVQRLNRAIPAVGSSRSDFQVLNDLYAALAGTPAFSDVNSAFQEIVATVPGYAGLSLDGLGDNGIVRPVSGKSSFVTVASTVPAAEPGKLALVTGSALNHSGTLSVYGEGPMLVCPEAFLELNREDAKALTVKDGEEVLVKSATGELRLKAKVGSRLPQGVVFAPYHFANASINTVTTGSAVTWVTVGK; translated from the coding sequence ATGGTAACTCTTACAATCGATGACAAGCAGGTTACGGTATCAAAGGATGCCACAATATACGATGCAGCTAAGGCAGCAGGCATCCGTATACCTATCATATGCCACGACAAGAAGCTTCAGCCGTTCGGTGGATGCCGGATGTGTCTTGTTGAGGTTGAGCAGATGAAGGGGCGTCAGATCCCGGCATGCACCACTCCGGTGACTGAAGGGATGATAGTCAGGACATCGACGGATGAGATCATCAAGGCAAGGAAGATGGTTCTTGAACTCCTTCTTCTGAAGCATCCGATTGATTGTCCGGTATGTGATGCCGCTGGTGACTGCGATCTCCAAAACCTTACCTATGAATATCAGGTGAATGCCAATCGATTTACAGATGAGAAATTCAACTGGAAAATCGATTACGAAAACCCACTGATAGAACGTGACATGAATCGCTGTGTGCACTGTGGCAAGTGCGCCAGGATTTGTGATGAGATTGTATGCTTCGGTGCCTACTCCTTTATTAACAGAGGTATCGAGGCAAAAATCGGCACTGAGTTTGATGGTCCCCTGAACTGCGAATTCTGTGGTTCCTGTGTGTCTGTCTGCCCTGTCGGCGCCTTGATCTCCAGGCCATTCAAGTTCAAGGCTCGCTGGTGGGCACTGAATAAAGTCAAGACTGTTTGCGGCTACTGTGGAACCGGCTGTCAGCTGACCCTTGGTGTTAAGGACAACAAAGTCCTTACTACAGTCTATGACGAAAATCAGGGATTCCATAACGGCCAGCTCTGTACCCGCGGTCGGTGGGGGTATCAGTTCGTCAACAGTGAGAAAAGGCTTACAACCCCGCTGGTGAAGAAGAACGGTGCTCTGCAGCCGGCATCCTGGGACGAGGCATTAGCTGTTGTCTCCAGCCGACTCAAAGAGGCTAAGTCGAGTCCTGATACCTTGGCTGCCTTGGTAACGCCACGCCTTACCAACGAAGAGCTCCTTGCTTTCAGGAAGCTTTTCAAGGACCAGCTCGGCTGTGACAATATCGACCATTCTGCGGGTTATGCCCACAGTGCCCTTACCGCAGGAGCAAAGGAAAGCCTCGGCTATCCGTCATCACCTTCTGTAGTCGCGGACATTCAAAAAACTAACCTGTTGCTGGTAATCAAGACTGATGCCTATGATACCCATCCGGTTGTCGGTTTTGAGATAAATCTCGCTGTTAAACGTCAAGGTGTTGATCTGCGGATCATATCCGACAAAAAGGGCAAGCTGTCCAGGCTTCCTGATGCGACAACCTATGTTCACAAGCCAGGCACGGAGTTGGCGTTGGTAAACGCCATAGCCAAGGTAATCATTGATGAAAATCTGCAAGATGCGGCAGCAGTAGAGCTCATCAACGGTTTTGCTGCTTGGAAGGCAAGCCTAGAGTCAGTTGCCATCGATCAAGTCGCTGCACAGTGCGGACTACAGGCAGAAGAAATCAAGTCATTGGCAACAGATTATGCCAAAGCTGAAAAGTCTCTTATTCTTTTGCCTACTGGGCTCGGGTATCCTGGCCATGGCAAAGAACTGGCACAGGCACTGATCAACCTGGCTCTTTTGACCGGCAAGGTTGGTAAAGAGGGGTGCGGTGCACTCATCCTCGGCGAGAAGAACAACAGCCAGGGCGCAGCGGATTTGTCGATTCATCCGACATCCGGCGGCAAGGGAGCACAGGCAATAATTGCCGGATGTGCCGCAGGTTCTGTCAAAACTCTGTTTATAGCTGGGGAAAACCCGGTCGTGTCTTATCCGAACCGCAAGCAGGTGGAAGACGCTCTTGGTAAACTCGAATTTTTGGTGGTGCAGGATCTTTTCCTGACCGAGACAGCTGCCAAGGCTGATGTTGTCCTGCCGGTCTGCTCATTTGCCGAGAAAGACGGCTCTTACACCAGTGCGCTCGGTGCCGTGCAACGCCTTAATCGTGCGATCCCAGCAGTTGGTTCTTCACGTTCTGATTTCCAGGTACTTAATGATCTTTACGCTGCGCTTGCTGGTACACCGGCGTTTTCGGACGTTAACTCCGCATTCCAGGAGATTGTCGCAACAGTTCCCGGGTATGCAGGTTTGTCTCTGGATGGGCTTGGTGATAACGGTATTGTCCGTCCAGTTAGCGGCAAGTCGTCTTTTGTGACGGTTGCTAGCACAGTGCCTGCAGCAGAACCAGGTAAGTTAGCCTTGGTAACAGGCAGCGCACTCAACCATTCCGGAACCCTGTCTGTATATGGGGAAGGCCCGATGCTGGTTTGTCCGGAAGCCTTCCTTGAACTCAACCGGGAAGATGCAAAAGCACTTACCGTGAAAGATGGCGAAGAAGTTCTGGTCAAGTCAGCTACTGGTGAACTTCGCCTTAAGGCCAAAGTTGGTTCCAGACTCCCGCAAGGGGTCGTATTCGCACCGTATCACTTTGCCAATGCTTCAATAAACACCGTGACCACTGGAAGCGCCGTCACTTGGGTTACGGTTGGCAAATAA
- the nuoF gene encoding NADH-quinone oxidoreductase subunit NuoF, with product MSENAAIKILICQGTGGVSMGAKEVEAEFTRVIAEKGVDAIVGKRCDVIKTGCRGLCANDVLVDIITEEQGRVTYDFVKPEEVENIVNEHIVNKTTLEKRKAKPYYNTFVDQQMRIVMTGCGQINPESLDAYLEEDGFKAIEKCVKEMNPASVTDEVKKSGLRGRGGGGFPTGMKWSFCAASPGKLKYIICNADEGDPGAFMDRSILEGDPYCIIEGMMIAGYAIGAVAGYVYVRAEYPLAIERLQMAIDVCYEKNYLGKNVMGLGFDFDLRIKKGAGAFVCGEETALMASIEGERGMPRPRPPFPAVKGLWAKPTNINNVETFANVRHIILRGAEWYASLGTETTKGTKIFAVTGKVKHTGLVEVPAGMTVRDVIYNVCGGIANNRKFKAVQAGGPSGGCIPAEILDTPVDYDSLIKAGAMMGSGGLVVMDETTCMVDVARFFLNFTRDESCGKCVPCRIGLKAMLDILEKITEGRGEPSDIETLLEMGTTIKKASLCGLGQTAPNPILSTIKYFRDEYEAHINAKRCPSNCCKELLLWQVVAEKCVKCGACLKACPVDAIVWEKGQIAFLDKEKCTKCKSCYDACRFMAIE from the coding sequence ATGAGCGAAAACGCTGCGATAAAAATTCTGATTTGCCAGGGTACTGGTGGCGTCTCAATGGGGGCCAAGGAAGTTGAGGCCGAGTTCACCCGGGTGATAGCCGAAAAGGGTGTTGATGCCATTGTCGGCAAGCGGTGTGATGTAATAAAAACCGGCTGTCGTGGCCTCTGCGCCAATGATGTGCTTGTAGATATTATCACCGAAGAGCAGGGGCGGGTAACATACGATTTTGTCAAGCCGGAAGAGGTCGAAAATATTGTTAACGAGCACATAGTTAACAAAACGACCCTTGAAAAGCGTAAGGCCAAACCGTACTACAACACCTTCGTCGATCAGCAGATGCGAATCGTAATGACCGGCTGCGGACAGATAAATCCGGAAAGCCTTGATGCTTACCTTGAAGAAGACGGTTTCAAAGCTATAGAGAAGTGCGTCAAGGAGATGAATCCGGCTTCGGTTACTGATGAAGTAAAGAAATCGGGACTCAGAGGGCGTGGAGGCGGGGGGTTCCCCACCGGGATGAAATGGTCCTTCTGCGCGGCTTCTCCCGGTAAACTCAAATATATAATTTGCAACGCTGACGAAGGTGATCCGGGCGCATTCATGGACCGCTCAATTCTTGAGGGGGACCCATACTGCATCATCGAAGGGATGATGATCGCCGGTTATGCAATCGGAGCCGTTGCCGGTTATGTGTATGTAAGGGCTGAATACCCGCTGGCCATTGAGCGTTTGCAGATGGCAATAGATGTCTGCTACGAGAAGAATTACCTCGGCAAGAACGTCATGGGTCTTGGCTTTGATTTTGATCTGAGGATCAAGAAGGGTGCCGGCGCCTTTGTCTGCGGTGAAGAAACAGCGCTGATGGCTTCCATAGAAGGCGAACGCGGGATGCCGCGGCCACGACCACCATTTCCAGCGGTCAAAGGTCTTTGGGCAAAGCCGACTAATATCAACAACGTAGAAACATTTGCCAACGTAAGGCATATCATTCTCAGGGGTGCCGAATGGTACGCCTCTTTAGGGACTGAAACCACAAAAGGGACCAAGATCTTCGCAGTAACCGGCAAAGTAAAGCATACCGGCCTTGTTGAAGTACCTGCCGGGATGACGGTCCGTGATGTTATCTACAATGTTTGCGGCGGAATCGCCAATAACAGGAAATTCAAGGCGGTACAGGCTGGTGGTCCTTCCGGCGGCTGTATCCCTGCCGAGATCCTTGATACTCCGGTTGACTATGACTCATTGATCAAGGCCGGAGCAATGATGGGCTCCGGCGGTCTCGTTGTTATGGATGAGACCACGTGTATGGTCGACGTGGCCAGATTCTTCCTTAACTTCACGCGTGATGAGTCTTGCGGAAAGTGTGTGCCGTGCCGTATTGGTCTGAAGGCGATGCTCGATATTCTTGAAAAGATCACCGAAGGTCGTGGCGAGCCGTCAGACATCGAAACCCTTCTGGAGATGGGAACCACCATTAAGAAGGCTTCGCTCTGCGGCCTTGGACAGACAGCGCCAAACCCGATTCTGTCCACCATTAAATACTTCCGCGATGAGTATGAAGCCCATATTAATGCCAAACGTTGTCCGTCAAACTGCTGTAAGGAGCTGCTCCTGTGGCAGGTTGTAGCAGAGAAATGCGTGAAATGCGGTGCCTGTCTTAAGGCATGTCCGGTTGACGCAATTGTCTGGGAGAAAGGGCAGATTGCGTTCCTCGACAAGGAAAAATGCACTAAGTGCAAGTCGTGCTACGATGCCTGCCGTTTCATGGCCATAGAATAG
- a CDS encoding complex I 24 kDa subunit family protein, translating into MSNAPAEVTETTEAPAEEIDLGPANAVIDKYLTLHGNLMPVLQGIQDEYGYVPRPTIDLVAERLNVYPSQIFGVLTFYAQFHLKPRGRYIIRVCVGTACHVQGAPRIVETFFDKLGIGHAETTPDLRYTFEKVACLGACGMAPLAMVNDSTYGSMTVQKVDEIIADYNQRPMKK; encoded by the coding sequence ATGAGCAATGCTCCTGCCGAAGTAACGGAAACAACAGAAGCACCTGCCGAAGAGATAGATCTCGGACCGGCTAATGCTGTCATTGACAAGTATCTGACTCTCCACGGGAACCTGATGCCTGTGCTTCAGGGGATCCAGGACGAGTATGGGTATGTGCCACGGCCGACTATCGATCTTGTTGCAGAGAGGCTCAATGTTTATCCAAGCCAGATATTCGGTGTTCTCACGTTTTACGCACAGTTTCACCTCAAGCCGCGCGGCCGTTATATAATCAGGGTTTGTGTAGGAACGGCATGTCATGTTCAGGGAGCGCCTCGCATTGTAGAGACCTTTTTCGACAAGCTCGGGATTGGTCATGCGGAAACGACCCCTGATCTTCGTTACACCTTTGAGAAGGTTGCCTGTCTGGGCGCGTGTGGTATGGCCCCACTGGCAATGGTTAATGACTCGACTTACGGTTCGATGACAGTCCAGAAGGTTGATGAAATCATCGCGGACTACAATCAGAGACCAATGAAAAAGTAA
- the nuoD gene encoding NADH dehydrogenase (quinone) subunit D: MANKEVMTVNMGPQHPSTHGVLRLVIELDGEIIQKITPHIGYLHRGVEKLSEHRTYHQTIPLTDRLDYLAPMSNNLGYVLAVEKLLGIEIPERAQTIRVIMAELTRLKSHLVWIACHALDIGAMTVFIYAFREREMIMSLYEKISGARMTSNYFRVGGLSSDVYDGFEKDVREILDTFPGHFDTYEGLLTKNTIWTNRTIGNGVISAEDAIDYGITGPALRGSGVDWDLRRDNPYSGYEKYKFTVPVGEKCDTFDRYKVRLIEMRESVKIVRQALDSLKPGPVLADDPQVCYPPKENVYNTIEGLIHHFKIASEGFPVPEGEVYQGVEAPKGELGYYIVSDGGTKPYRMRIRPPSFCNLGAIEKMAKGAMIADLVAVIGTLDIVLGEIDR, translated from the coding sequence ATGGCTAATAAAGAGGTAATGACAGTAAACATGGGACCGCAGCACCCGAGTACTCACGGGGTTTTGCGGCTTGTCATCGAACTGGACGGCGAGATCATTCAAAAGATTACACCTCATATCGGCTATCTGCACCGTGGGGTGGAGAAGCTTTCGGAGCATAGGACCTATCATCAGACGATCCCTCTTACTGACCGTCTCGATTACCTTGCCCCAATGAGCAATAACCTCGGTTATGTGCTGGCGGTTGAGAAGCTCCTCGGAATAGAGATTCCCGAGCGCGCCCAGACCATTCGGGTCATCATGGCCGAATTGACGCGTCTCAAATCTCACTTGGTGTGGATTGCATGTCATGCCCTCGACATTGGCGCCATGACCGTCTTCATCTACGCCTTCCGTGAGCGCGAGATGATCATGAGTCTGTATGAGAAGATTTCCGGCGCAAGGATGACCAGTAACTATTTCAGGGTGGGCGGCCTTTCATCCGACGTCTATGACGGCTTTGAGAAGGATGTTCGCGAAATATTAGATACCTTCCCCGGGCATTTCGATACCTATGAGGGGCTGTTGACCAAGAACACGATCTGGACCAACCGTACTATTGGCAACGGGGTTATTTCGGCCGAAGATGCCATCGATTACGGTATCACCGGACCTGCGCTTCGCGGCTCAGGCGTGGATTGGGATCTCCGTCGCGACAATCCGTACAGCGGCTACGAGAAGTACAAGTTTACTGTTCCGGTCGGTGAAAAATGCGACACCTTTGATCGCTACAAGGTGCGTCTGATTGAGATGCGAGAGTCAGTCAAGATTGTCAGGCAGGCGCTTGATTCTCTCAAGCCCGGACCGGTATTGGCAGATGATCCGCAGGTTTGCTATCCGCCCAAGGAAAATGTCTACAACACCATTGAGGGTCTTATTCATCACTTCAAGATCGCCAGCGAAGGTTTCCCGGTTCCGGAAGGCGAAGTTTATCAGGGTGTAGAGGCGCCGAAAGGTGAGCTTGGCTATTATATCGTGAGTGATGGCGGTACCAAGCCATATCGCATGAGGATTCGCCCACCGTCATTCTGCAACCTCGGAGCTATCGAGAAGATGGCCAAGGGTGCGATGATCGCTGACCTTGTTGCGGTAATTGGAACGCTTGATATCGTGCTCGGTGAAATCGACCGGTAA
- a CDS encoding NADH-quinone oxidoreductase subunit C, giving the protein MAENNRAVIKLKEKFAGSVLDVKEFRGEVTVTVTRESILEVCSFLKDSLRYNLCTDVTAVDYLGKQDTRFMAVYNLYSIPNKDRLRVKAPVPENDCTIDSVSGIWKSAIFLEREVYDLMGITFTNHPDLRRILMTDDWVGHPLRKDYPLQGPDREPYKGRLS; this is encoded by the coding sequence ATGGCTGAAAATAATCGCGCAGTAATAAAGCTGAAAGAAAAGTTTGCTGGTTCCGTCCTTGATGTCAAGGAATTCCGCGGCGAGGTCACAGTTACCGTAACGCGTGAGAGTATCCTGGAGGTCTGCAGTTTCCTCAAGGATTCGCTCCGGTACAACCTCTGCACAGATGTTACTGCTGTCGATTATCTGGGCAAGCAGGATACAAGGTTCATGGCGGTGTACAACCTCTACTCGATCCCCAATAAGGATCGTCTGCGGGTCAAGGCGCCGGTTCCTGAAAATGATTGCACCATAGATTCAGTATCCGGAATCTGGAAATCTGCGATCTTCCTTGAGCGTGAAGTGTATGACCTGATGGGTATCACCTTCACAAACCATCCAGATCTTCGAAGAATCCTGATGACAGATGACTGGGTAGGTCACCCGCTCCGTAAGGACTATCCATTGCAGGGGCCTGACCGCGAGCCTTATAAAGGCAGGCTTTCGTAA
- a CDS encoding NuoB/complex I 20 kDa subunit family protein yields the protein MGVDQPLGDNFITTSLDGLVNWARKSSIWPMTFGLACCAIEMMATGASHNDLDRFGIIFRASPRQSDCIIIAGTVTKKMLPVIQTVYEQMPEPKWVVAMGACACSGGVFDTYSVVQGIDKALPVDVYIPGCPPRPEALLYGLMKLQDKIMKEKNSFGSTIGLGERIESAA from the coding sequence ATGGGAGTAGATCAGCCGTTGGGAGACAACTTCATTACAACGTCCCTGGATGGCCTCGTCAACTGGGCGAGGAAGTCCTCCATCTGGCCGATGACCTTCGGCCTTGCCTGCTGCGCCATTGAGATGATGGCAACCGGTGCGTCCCATAATGACCTCGACCGTTTCGGAATTATCTTTCGCGCGTCGCCCCGCCAGTCTGACTGTATTATCATTGCGGGAACGGTAACGAAAAAGATGCTGCCGGTAATTCAGACTGTTTATGAGCAGATGCCTGAACCAAAATGGGTGGTTGCAATGGGTGCCTGTGCCTGCTCCGGCGGAGTTTTCGATACATACAGTGTTGTGCAGGGGATTGATAAGGCACTTCCGGTTGATGTTTATATTCCGGGTTGTCCGCCTCGGCCGGAAGCACTTCTTTACGGATTGATGAAGCTCCAGGACAAGATCATGAAGGAGAAGAACTCTTTCGGCTCGACAATCGGTCTCGGTGAGCGTATTGAGTCGGCGGCGTAG
- a CDS encoding NADH-quinone oxidoreductase subunit A translates to MLGAYLPIILLVIIAAVFGFASLCLSSLIGQKKSSAVKLAPYECGCEPVGTARERFSVKFYIIAMLFILFDIEAVFLYPWAIVYKKLGMFGVMEMAVFIVILFVGYIYVWKKGALEWE, encoded by the coding sequence ATGTTAGGTGCATACCTGCCTATTATCCTGCTGGTCATTATCGCGGCAGTCTTTGGTTTTGCTTCGCTGTGCCTGTCGTCGCTGATAGGCCAGAAGAAATCCTCAGCTGTCAAACTGGCTCCTTATGAGTGTGGTTGCGAGCCGGTCGGAACCGCACGAGAGCGTTTCTCGGTAAAGTTCTATATTATCGCAATGCTGTTCATCTTGTTTGATATTGAAGCGGTGTTTTTATATCCCTGGGCAATTGTATATAAGAAGTTGGGGATGTTTGGCGTGATGGAGATGGCGGTGTTTATCGTTATTCTCTTTGTCGGCTACATATATGTCTGGAAAAAAGGAGCACTGGAATGGGAGTAG
- the hemL gene encoding glutamate-1-semialdehyde 2,1-aminomutase: MQNSRSAQLFKQAQAVIPGGVNSPVRAFRSVGSEPLFIKTASGCNITDEDGNSFIDYVGSWGPMILGHCHPQVIAAVKTAMERGCSFGAPTELEVTLAEMVIKAVPSVEMVRMVSSGTEATMSAIRLARGYTNRDKILKFSGCYHGHSDALLVKAGSGAATFGVPDSPGVPTDFAKHTLTARFNDLDSVRKLVSENKDQIACIIVEPIAGNMGTVPPREGFLEGLRQLCTNEGIVLIFDEVMSGFRVAYGGAQEVYGVTPDMTTLGKIIGGGLPVGAFGGKKEIMSLLSPSGGVYQAGTLSGNPLAMTAGIETLKLLQRPGFYQELEEKSAYVAGGIAKAAKDAGFPIYSTRVGSMFCAFFTKGEVQDWDSAAQCDTTAFAKYFRLMLEEGVYLAPSQFETAFVSIAHSQDDLDRTIAAAAKSFKAL; this comes from the coding sequence ATGCAAAACAGCCGTTCTGCTCAACTTTTTAAACAGGCCCAGGCAGTCATTCCGGGCGGCGTCAACAGTCCGGTCCGGGCATTCAGGTCTGTCGGCTCAGAGCCACTCTTCATCAAGACCGCTTCTGGCTGTAACATTACCGACGAAGACGGCAACTCTTTTATAGATTATGTTGGCTCATGGGGGCCTATGATTCTCGGCCATTGCCATCCCCAGGTCATTGCAGCTGTCAAAACTGCCATGGAAAGAGGCTGCAGCTTCGGGGCGCCAACCGAACTTGAGGTCACGCTTGCTGAAATGGTGATAAAGGCCGTACCTTCTGTTGAAATGGTCCGCATGGTAAGCTCCGGCACCGAAGCGACAATGAGCGCAATCCGCCTGGCCAGAGGCTACACAAACCGTGACAAGATCCTGAAGTTTTCCGGATGCTACCACGGGCACTCCGATGCTCTTCTGGTCAAAGCCGGCTCCGGTGCCGCAACTTTTGGAGTTCCCGACTCTCCCGGTGTGCCGACTGACTTTGCCAAGCACACCCTGACCGCCCGCTTCAACGATCTCGACTCTGTCCGCAAACTGGTTTCTGAAAACAAAGATCAGATCGCCTGCATCATTGTTGAGCCGATCGCCGGCAACATGGGAACCGTACCTCCGCGCGAGGGTTTTCTTGAAGGGCTGCGCCAGCTCTGCACCAACGAAGGGATAGTTCTTATCTTCGACGAGGTAATGAGCGGCTTCAGGGTCGCCTATGGTGGGGCTCAAGAGGTATACGGAGTTACTCCCGACATGACCACTCTCGGCAAAATTATCGGCGGTGGTCTGCCGGTAGGGGCTTTTGGTGGCAAGAAGGAGATAATGTCCCTTCTTTCCCCTTCTGGCGGAGTTTACCAGGCCGGCACCTTATCCGGCAACCCGCTGGCAATGACTGCCGGCATCGAAACGCTAAAACTACTCCAGCGCCCCGGCTTTTACCAGGAACTTGAGGAAAAGAGCGCTTACGTGGCAGGCGGGATTGCCAAAGCAGCCAAGGATGCAGGATTCCCGATCTACTCGACACGCGTCGGCAGCATGTTCTGCGCTTTCTTTACAAAAGGCGAGGTACAGGACTGGGACAGCGCTGCACAATGCGATACAACAGCCTTTGCCAAGTATTTCCGCCTGATGCTCGAAGAAGGCGTCTACCTGGCGCCATCACAATTCGAGACCGCCTTTGTCTCCATCGCCCACTCACAGGACGATCTCGACCGGACCATCGCAGCTGCGGCAAAAAGCTTCAAGGCTCTGTAG